In Nocardioides jishulii, the DNA window GCAGGCCAGCCAGCAGCGCGGCGGTGCGGCCCAGCGTGAGGCCCTGGTCGCCGATCTGGGTGGTGGCCGCGATCGCGACCTCGTCCACGCGCTCCGGCGGCAACTGCGGGTTGCGCTCGATGAGCTCGCGGATGCACTTGATGACGAGGTCATCGGCACGGGTCTCGGCGAACTGGCCCTTGGCCTTGCCGAACGGCGTGCGCACGCCGTCGACGAAGACGACCTCTCGCAACTGTCGGGGCACTGAGTCTCCTGTGATCGGTGGTATCCCGACCGGCTGGGTCGGGTCAGCCCTACGTTACCCCCCGGTAACCAACCAGTCAGCACCGTGGGGTGTGCCCGTCGTCACCTGGGTGCAACGGTGGGTCCGCAGGGTGGTGCCGGCGGTCGGCTCGCGCGGGCGCGCGTCGCGGGAGGCGTACGTTTCGGCGTGGCGGGGCCGCAGCGCCCGTTCGTGGGCCGGGACGAATACCCTTGCTCCATGGCAGACCAGGGACCCAGGCTCGTGCACATCGTCGACGACGTCCCCGAGCTCGACGGCACGGACGAACTGACGATGGTGGTCGCCCTCAGCGGGTTCCTCGACGCGGGTCAGTCGAGCGCGCTCGCCGTGCAGCACCTGCACGAGCTGAGCGACGGTCCGGTCGTCGCCACCTTCGACATCGACGCGTTGTACGACTACCGCGCGCGGCGCCCTCCGGTGACCTTCCTCCAGGACCACTACGAGGGCTACGAGGCGCCGAGGCTCAACGTACGGCTGCTGCGCGACACCGGTGGCACGCCGTTCCTGCTGCTGCGCGGGCCCGAGCCCGACATCCGCTGGGAGGGCTTCGCGCTGGCGGTGCGCGAGGTGGTGGAGCGGCTCGGCGTCACCCGCGTGGTGAGCCTGGGTGCGATCCCGATGGCCGTGCCGCACACCCGCCCGGTGGCGGTGACCTACCACTCCAACGACCCGTCCCTGCTCACCGGCCGCAGCGCCTGGGCAGGAGAGGTCCGGGTGCCCTCGAGCGTCCAGGCCTTGCTCGAGGTCCGCCTCGGCGAGTGGGGTCATGCTGCGCTGGGCTACATCACCCACATCCCGCACTACCTCGCGCAGATGGAGTACCCGGTCGCCTCCGTGGTCCTGCTGGAGCAGCTCGAGCGCGGTGGGCGGCTGACCGTCGACCTGACCGCTCTGCGCCAGGCGGCAGAGATGTGTGAGGAAGAGATCGTCGACTACCTGGCCGACCACGCGGAGGTGGCCGACGTGGTCACGGCGCTGGAGCAGCAGTACGACGCCTTCCGTCGCTCGGAGGAGGCTGGTTCGTCCCTGCTGGCGCCCGACGAGCCCTTGCCCACCGGTGACGACCTGGGGGCACAGTTCGAGCAGTTCCTGGCCGGTCTTGACCGACCCGACGCCGACGGCGAGCAGGAGTAGTCGTGGCTGGGAGCGTGGAGAAGCTGCTCGCACTGCTGGAGCTGGAGCAGCTCGACGTCGACCTCTACCGCGGGGCCCAGCCGGAGACCGATCGGCAGCGCGTCTTCGGTGGCCAGGTGGCCGGCCAGGCGCTGGTGGCCGCCTCGCGCAGCGCGGACCCGGAGTTCGAGCTCCACTCCCTCCACTCGTACTTCCTGCGCCCGGGTGACACGCGGGTGCCGATCATCTACCAGGTGCAGCGCATCCGTGACGGGCGCTCCTTCGAGACCCGCCGTGTCGTGGCCAGGCAGCACGGGCGCGAGATCTACTCCCAGACGACGAGCTTCCAGAAGCCCGAGGACGGCTACGAGCACAGCGACCGGATGCCCTCCGTGGGCACGCCGGACGAAGGGCTCTCCCTGGCCGACCTGGCGGCTGCCCGCAGCGAGGAGGACCTGCGCCACTGGCAGCACGAGTGGGCCGGGCTCGACATGCGACACATGGGCATGTCGGGGCGAGGGCTCGAGGTCGATCCCGCCACGCCTGCGCAGGCCCGGCTGTGGGTGCGCGTGGGGGGAGAGCTCCCGGACGACCCGGTGATCCAGAAGGCAGCGTTCACGTACGCCTCAGACCTGACGCTGATCGGCGCCACGCTCGTGCCCCACGGCATCCACATCAACTCTCCCAAGCTCCAGCCGGCCTCGCTCGACCACACCATCTGGTTCCACCGGCCCCTGCGCGCCGACGACTGGTGGCTCTA includes these proteins:
- a CDS encoding proteasome assembly chaperone family protein yields the protein MADQGPRLVHIVDDVPELDGTDELTMVVALSGFLDAGQSSALAVQHLHELSDGPVVATFDIDALYDYRARRPPVTFLQDHYEGYEAPRLNVRLLRDTGGTPFLLLRGPEPDIRWEGFALAVREVVERLGVTRVVSLGAIPMAVPHTRPVAVTYHSNDPSLLTGRSAWAGEVRVPSSVQALLEVRLGEWGHAALGYITHIPHYLAQMEYPVASVVLLEQLERGGRLTVDLTALRQAAEMCEEEIVDYLADHAEVADVVTALEQQYDAFRRSEEAGSSLLAPDEPLPTGDDLGAQFEQFLAGLDRPDADGEQE
- a CDS encoding acyl-CoA thioesterase, which produces MAGSVEKLLALLELEQLDVDLYRGAQPETDRQRVFGGQVAGQALVAASRSADPEFELHSLHSYFLRPGDTRVPIIYQVQRIRDGRSFETRRVVARQHGREIYSQTTSFQKPEDGYEHSDRMPSVGTPDEGLSLADLAAARSEEDLRHWQHEWAGLDMRHMGMSGRGLEVDPATPAQARLWVRVGGELPDDPVIQKAAFTYASDLTLIGATLVPHGIHINSPKLQPASLDHTIWFHRPLRADDWWLYDQASPSASGGRGLAIARVFSQAGELVATVAQEGLIRRIG